In a genomic window of Fibrobacter sp. UWH4:
- a CDS encoding FISUMP domain-containing protein: protein MKKSLMLLACVAGLVACTEHDPESADLFGIDPVSIKLTDGKFKDKRDGNEYSVVKVGNQLWMAENLRYADSSKTKNLKGNIWCYENSKDSCEKYGPLYSWTAVLNLESKYASSEASSNYSYHQNDFQGICPENWRVPSVDDWNKLKSYFESISGAELVGTGMKAVDGWERADSAAKALNRFGFYALPAGRKNSEDGSFMSSGKYAYFWSSTQIDDATSYGWTLRYDRDYLERGEYYKDHGMSLRCVLSVNYSDAKISGDLDSSYLDKIPFDYGELEYEGHTYKTINIDAQTWMAENMAYKTDGSWCYNDDEKNCDKYGRLYSFDAAKTVCPEGWRLPTAVEFEGLADFVSLGKMLRTREGWSDKGEAGMNLWGFNALPAGGRDAGDFFDLTLSSYMWSDNQSVLLLRYYDDAISVEPKESKSAFSVRCIKEKE, encoded by the coding sequence ATGAAAAAAAGTCTAATGTTGTTAGCGTGTGTGGCGGGTCTTGTGGCTTGTACGGAGCATGATCCTGAATCCGCTGACCTGTTCGGGATTGATCCGGTCTCGATTAAATTGACCGACGGGAAGTTCAAGGACAAGCGCGACGGAAATGAGTATTCTGTGGTCAAGGTCGGCAATCAGCTTTGGATGGCGGAAAACTTGCGCTACGCCGATAGTTCCAAGACGAAGAATCTGAAGGGCAATATCTGGTGCTACGAGAATTCTAAGGACAGCTGCGAAAAGTATGGTCCGCTGTATAGTTGGACGGCCGTGTTGAATCTTGAGTCGAAGTACGCCTCTTCGGAAGCATCTTCGAATTATAGTTACCATCAGAACGATTTCCAGGGAATTTGCCCCGAAAACTGGCGTGTACCTTCGGTGGATGATTGGAATAAACTAAAGTCGTATTTTGAGTCAATCAGCGGTGCCGAGCTGGTCGGTACAGGCATGAAGGCGGTAGATGGCTGGGAACGCGCTGATTCTGCGGCCAAGGCGCTCAATCGTTTCGGCTTTTACGCTCTTCCGGCGGGCCGTAAAAATAGCGAAGACGGCAGCTTTATGAGTTCGGGGAAGTACGCCTACTTCTGGTCGAGTACGCAGATTGACGATGCGACGAGCTACGGCTGGACTCTCCGTTACGACAGAGATTATCTCGAAAGGGGAGAGTATTATAAGGATCACGGGATGTCGCTCCGCTGCGTTTTGTCGGTCAATTATTCCGATGCGAAAATATCGGGTGACCTAGATTCTTCTTACCTCGATAAGATCCCGTTTGATTATGGCGAGCTGGAATACGAGGGCCATACTTACAAGACCATCAATATCGATGCGCAGACCTGGATGGCCGAAAATATGGCCTACAAGACGGATGGCAGCTGGTGTTACAACGACGATGAAAAGAATTGTGACAAGTACGGCCGTCTGTATTCCTTTGATGCCGCAAAGACTGTTTGTCCCGAAGGCTGGCGTCTTCCGACAGCGGTGGAATTTGAGGGCCTTGCGGATTTCGTCAGTTTAGGTAAGATGCTCCGTACCCGCGAAGGCTGGTCCGATAAGGGCGAGGCTGGCATGAACCTGTGGGGCTTCAACGCCTTGCCGGCTGGTGGCCGCGATGCGGGAGATTTCTTTGACTTGACCTTGAGTTCGTATATGTGGAGCGATAATCAGTCGGTTCTTCTGTTGCGCTATTATGACGATGCTATCAGTGTTGAGCCGAAGGAATCGAAGAGTGCGTTCTCGGTTAGGTGCATCAAGGAAAAAGAATAA
- a CDS encoding FISUMP domain-containing protein, whose product MTKINKILALGALLIFFACDDSSNANEDSSSKNMVEADSSNSSNKDTLLDDDELPECEQSLHNAEIVDPFLFQEESKDTVCFYENFAIKDTICCFGESATWLERDENGKYINVSGDYSVGFDYDTLPATVEPSTIRRCGARIGDVRYGAVRIGSQTWFSENVRGGGHCLNDEEKNCNLFGSLMSYEKAMDACSGNFRLPTKADVEILLHSVGASVKTTYTKGVCGEVPSENIYYDVPLFLNSQDSLKNNNAYEFSFYEDGGILESQFPSENLTYSTKKTCFFLQSNEDANFQNALCYDANSKGASLELLRKGAELYVRCIMK is encoded by the coding sequence ATGACTAAAATAAACAAAATCCTTGCGTTGGGGGCGCTGCTGATTTTTTTTGCATGCGATGATTCATCGAATGCAAATGAAGATTCTTCCAGTAAAAATATGGTAGAAGCGGACTCTTCGAATTCGTCTAACAAGGACACGCTTCTGGACGACGATGAACTTCCTGAATGTGAACAATCTTTGCATAATGCAGAGATTGTTGATCCGTTCCTCTTTCAGGAAGAATCAAAAGACACGGTCTGTTTCTATGAGAATTTTGCAATAAAGGACACTATTTGCTGTTTCGGCGAATCGGCAACGTGGCTAGAGCGTGATGAAAATGGAAAGTATATAAATGTGTCCGGAGATTATTCTGTCGGCTTTGATTATGATACTTTGCCGGCTACAGTTGAACCTTCTACAATCCGTCGATGCGGGGCCCGTATAGGGGATGTTCGTTATGGCGCTGTTCGAATCGGTTCGCAGACATGGTTCTCCGAAAATGTTAGGGGCGGGGGGCATTGCTTAAACGACGAAGAAAAAAACTGCAATTTGTTCGGCTCGTTGATGTCTTACGAAAAGGCTATGGATGCTTGTTCTGGAAATTTTCGTTTGCCCACAAAAGCGGACGTCGAAATTTTGTTGCATTCCGTGGGAGCCTCTGTAAAAACAACGTACACAAAGGGTGTATGTGGTGAAGTTCCTAGTGAAAACATCTATTATGATGTTCCATTGTTCTTAAATTCTCAGGATTCGTTGAAAAATAATAACGCTTATGAATTCTCGTTCTATGAGGATGGAGGAATTCTCGAAAGCCAGTTTCCTAGTGAAAATCTAACGTATTCCACGAAAAAAACATGCTTCTTTTTGCAATCAAATGAAGATGCAAATTTCCAAAACGCATTATGCTATGATGCGAATTCGAAAGGCGCGTCTTTGGAACTTCTTAGGAAAGGTGCAGAACTTTATGTACGCTGCATCATGAAATAA